Sequence from the uncultured Draconibacterium sp. genome:
TCAAGTTGAGTAAGATCATCGGTGGTCCATTGCGTGGCTTTGCCGTTGGCGCGGTTTCTTAATAATTTTTCGGCTTTTGCAATTGTGCGGCTGGCAATGGTTAATTCTATTTGGTTGTCAAGAATATAATCGGCAAGTGGTTTGGCCACCATTCCGGCGCCAAGTAATAATACTTTCATTTTTCTGTTTTCTGTTTGTTTCCAATTATTCAAACGAAAATTATAAGAATTCGTTCGATAATTTTCGCCCTGGTTTTTATCTGAATTTATTGTCCTGATCAAAAAAAAGGATTTTTAGTTGATGCAATAAACTTCTTTTTTTCAGCCCCTTAAGTTGCTAAAAATTTACTGAACAAAAGATGATATCTACCATTTTTATAAATTATGGTAAAAATCATGGGCTTCTGGTTCAAATTTTTATAAATTGTGCACATGGTACAATCGTATTCATGTCCTGTATTCTTCTATCTTGGCATGCCGGAGTGCCTCGATGATGATACGGTTTCACATTAGCTGCAACCGCAGTTATTTCTATTCCATAACTCTTATTGACGCTTGTCAATACTTTTTTCGGTATTAATTCCTTTCAAATCGGTGTGTCGATAAGACGGATTCGGAATGAAGCGCAACAGCCGTACTACATGGTTCGTATACAACTATGTATGTGCTATTGAGTGTTTTTCAGACTTTTCAGTTACAAATTATAATACTTAACGAGATGAATAGTGCGAGAGAATCATTAAATATTGATCAAATGATGCGTGCTTACGATTTTACGCCCGAAACAATACAAACCATTAATATCGAGAAACTTTTGCCTGTCGGTTTAATTCGGCGTTTACAAAAATGTTATCCTCAGTATTCCCAATTTTCAAAACAAAAGGAACCTCTTTTTAAAGGAAAAACACATTACTCCGGATTAAACGGTTTTCGCGAAATTTTACATGTATTGAAAGCAAATGAGGTAGTGCTTGACCGCATTAAGGAACGCGAGTTTTTCCTTGAAGTTTACCGTTTTATGGCCACCAAACATATTCTGAATACCATCGATTGGAGCAACTATAAAAACGATCCGAATTATTACCTGGTATTTCCGCAACCGGATATGATTAACAAAGCGGATGTACAGAAATACCTGGATGCCGGCAATGACGAAGAACGGCGGAAAGTTGTTGAAGCCTACCAGTTAAAAACCAATCCGCACGACGGAAAACAGAAACTCAACAAACCTTTTTTTTATAACGAAGAGGGGCAAATAGAAATTCTGGAAGGTAGCCAGCATAAATACCCGCCAATAAAACTGATTCTGGATGCCGGAACACAAAACTGTTTTGCTTTTTGTACCTATTGTTTTCGGCATGCACAGGTGCGTGGCGATGAGGATATGTTTGTGCAGCGCGATATCAGCCAGGTGCACAATTACCTGAAAAAGCACAAAGAAGTAACTGACATATTAATTACAGGAGGAGATGCGGGGTACATTTCTTACAGGCGTTTAAAGGAATACCTCATACCAATTCTGGAAGATGACGAGCTTTTACATATCCGTACGCTTCGGATCGGTTCAAGGGCTATCACCTTTCATCCTGAGCATTTGCTTACCGATCAGTTTAAAGAAATACTGGAACTGCTGAGCATGACCGTTGAAAATGGTATTCAGGTAGTTTGGATGTCACACACATCAACACCGCGCGAAATCCTGAATCCTGGGGCAATTGTCGCCATTCAGCGACTAAAAAAATACGGAATTAAAGTGAAGAGCCAAAGTCCGATTATGAACACCATTAGTTTGTATAAGGATGAAAATGGGAAAGTAGATGTAGATCGTTCGGCACAAAACTGGATCGATTTGGGCAATGTTCTGGCCATGGTTGGAATCGGTTTCCATTCGATGTACTGTGCACGGCCAACCGGCGAGCATCATCATTTTACAGCACCTTTAGCCGACATCTCGAAAGTATTCAATAAGGTGTATCGAGGTTTGGCTTCGATAAATCGTCCGTCGCGTTATATCACCATGACTTCTTCTGCCGGAAAAACTTCATTAATGGGGACAACTGAGATTGATGGTGAAAAAGTGTTTGTACTCAAATTTAACGAAGCCCGGAACATGGAGTGGATGGACCGCGTATATTTTGCTGAATACGACGAGCAGGAAAATACGATAGAAAAATTAAAGCCTTATAAGGCCGACAAATATTTCTACGAAGATGAACTGGAAGAGATTGAAGGCAGGCTGGAAGAAGCATTAAGAAAGGAATCGTTAAAAACGGTGAGTCATGATTAACAAGATCGTGAATTCGGCAAAAGAAGCGGTTGCCGGAATTTTCGACGGAGCAACCGTAATGATCAGTGGTTTTGGTGAAGCCGGTAGCCCGGTAGAATTGATTCACGCGCTGGTTGATCAGGGGGCAAAAGACCTGACCGTTGTGAGTAACAATGCCGGAAGCGGACATGTTGGTTTGGCAGCACTTATCGAAAACCGGCAGGTAAAAAAGATTCTCTGCTCTTTTCCACGAACCGCAATTTCAGTTGTTTTTCCCGAGTTGTACCGGGCCGGCGAAATTGAATTGGAACTGGTGCCGCAGGGAACCTTAGCCGAACGCATTCGTGCAGGAGGCGCAGGAGTTCCGGCATTTTATACGCCTACAACTGTAAATACTCCTTTGGCAGAAGGCAAAGAAATACGCGAGTTTAATGGCCGGCAATACGTAATGGAAGAAGCTATTCAAGCCGATTTTGCTTTGGTGAAATGTGCTACGGCCGATAAATACGGCAACCTGATCTACAATAAAACTGCCCGCAATTTTGGGCCGGTTATGTGTATGGCTGCAAAAACGACTATTGTTCAAGCCAAACAGGTGGTTGAACTTGGAAGTATTAATCCGGAACATGTGGTAACACCGGGAATTTTTGTTCATCGAGTAGTGGAAATTCCTAATCCCGCTGATGAATCGAAACTGGTTGCCGAAAATGTAAAGTACCATGGAATCAGACAATAATAATAGAGGTTGGAGCACCGGCGAAATGGCGCAAAAAGTGGCCATGGACATTCACGATGGTGCGTATGTAAATCTCGGGATTGGTATTCCTGAAATGGTTGCCGGATTTATACCCGAAGGGCGTGAAGTGATTTATCATACCGAAAATGGCTTGCTCGGAATGGGAACGATTGCTGAAGTTGGTAATGAAGATTCGGAGCTGGTAAATGCCGGAAAAAAATATGTAACAGCCATTCCCGGGGCGGCTTATTTTCATCATGCCGACAGCTTTGCCATGATACGCGGCGGCCATATCGATATTTGTGTCCTGGGTGCTTACCAGGTTTCGGAAGAAGGCGATCTGGCCAACTGGTCTACCGGAAATCCAAATGATATTCCCGCAGTGGGCGGTGCCATGGATTTGGTGGCCGGTGTAAAAACCATTTTTGTCATTACAAAACACACAACCAAAACCGGCGAATCGAAAATTGTAAAACAGTGCACTTACCCTCTAACGGGGAAAAATTTGGTGAGTCGTATCTACACCAATTTTGCAATAATTGATGTCAGAGATAAACA
This genomic interval carries:
- a CDS encoding 3-oxoacid CoA-transferase subunit A, with the protein product MINKIVNSAKEAVAGIFDGATVMISGFGEAGSPVELIHALVDQGAKDLTVVSNNAGSGHVGLAALIENRQVKKILCSFPRTAISVVFPELYRAGEIELELVPQGTLAERIRAGGAGVPAFYTPTTVNTPLAEGKEIREFNGRQYVMEEAIQADFALVKCATADKYGNLIYNKTARNFGPVMCMAAKTTIVQAKQVVELGSINPEHVVTPGIFVHRVVEIPNPADESKLVAENVKYHGIRQ
- a CDS encoding 3-oxoacid CoA-transferase subunit B, producing MESDNNNRGWSTGEMAQKVAMDIHDGAYVNLGIGIPEMVAGFIPEGREVIYHTENGLLGMGTIAEVGNEDSELVNAGKKYVTAIPGAAYFHHADSFAMIRGGHIDICVLGAYQVSEEGDLANWSTGNPNDIPAVGGAMDLVAGVKTIFVITKHTTKTGESKIVKQCTYPLTGKNLVSRIYTNFAIIDVRDKQLYVRELAPGVSFDFLQEHTDATLHQD